Sequence from the Corallococcus sp. EGB genome:
GAAGTGCTCGGGCGTCACCTCCAGCCAGTCCACGCCGGGGTTGCCGCTTGCCAGGTGCTGTTCGAGGTCCCAGCGGCAGCCGAGCCCCACGCCCAGGGAGGGAAGGCCCATGGCCTCAGGCCTTGCGCCGCGCCATCCCCTGGAAGTGCTGCCCCAGGACGGCCAAGCCCTCGTGCGCCAGCTTCTCCTGCAACGCCAATACCTCCTCGCGCGCGGCCTACGCGTCCCACGGCTTCTCCGCGGTGGCGCCATGCCCGGCCGCCCTCGCGCGATGGCGCCGGAAATCGCGCGGGGCAGGCTCAAGACATCCCCTTCCGAAGGCGCGGCCCCAGCGGATTCGTGACGGAAGCCAAAGGCGTCGGAGTCCGGCTCGAGCCGCGTTGTTACAACTCCATCCTTCTAGATGTTCTCACCCACGGCTTCAATTCATGCCACGTCTGGGTTTGACTTCATGAGAGGGGTTGAGAACGTGCCGCGTCTTGAGACGCCGCGCCGGGCCGGCGCGGGGCCCGGCGGGTGTACGCTGGTGGGCGATTGACGGGCGGGGGTGGCTTCACCGCGGGGGGACAGGGGTGCGAAGGTAGGGGGGTGAGGAGCACAGAGCGCACGAACCGTCGGGTGGGGACGGTTTCCGAGGAGCCCGGGGCGGTGTACCGCCTTTTCGACGACATGCCCCTGGGCGTGTTCGTGCTCCGGAACGGCCTGCTCATCCACGCCAACGCCGCGCTGTCGCGCCTGATGGGCGTCGCGCGCGAGCAATTGCTGGAGCAGCCGGTGACGTCGCTGCTGTGGGAGCCGGGGCCGCAGGAGGACCCCGCGGACCGGCTCGCGCGGCGGCTGGGGTCCTCGCCCGTGGCGGGCACCTATGAGGCGTGGCTGTCCATCGGGGGCAGAGGCGTGCGGGTGGAGCTGACGGTGCATCCGCACGCCCGGGATTGGGTGGTGCAGGTGCGCGACGTCACCTCCCGCGTCCGGCGGCGCACGGTGCTGCGGCGGCTGGCGGAGCTGGGCAGCGCGGTGCGCGCGCTGCACTCCGAGGACGCGGTGCGCGAGGAGGTGTTCCGGGGGCTGGAGGCGCTGGAGCTGGGCTTCGCGTGGCTGACGCCGCGGGGCGTGGGCGTGGAGCTGTCCGTGGCGGGGCTGTCCCCGAGGCTGGTGCCGCACGCGCCGGCGCTGAGAGGCCGCGTGCGCGCGGAGGCCCTCGGCGGCTGGGCGCCCGCCCTGGTGCGCACCTGGCGCGACGGCGATGCGTGGGTGGAGGACCTGGGCATGGAGGCGTCCCGCTTCGCGTCCGAGGCGCGCATGGACGCGGTGCTGGCGGTGTTCCGGCGCGTGGAGACGCAGCGGGCGGTGAGCGTGCGCATCGACGTGGAGAGCGCGCCCATGGCCATGCTGGTGCTGGCCGCGGACTGGCTGAGCGAGGAGGACGTGGCCGCGGTGCGCCTGTTCGGCCAGCAGGTGTCGTCCGCGCTGGACGCGGCGCGCACCATCCAGCGGCTGAGCGTGCGCGCGACGGCGCTCACCGCGCTGGGGCGGCTGGCGTCCCAGGCCGCGTCCGCGCCGCACCCGCGCGCCTTCTTCGGCTCCGGCACGGAGGAGATTTCAGGCCTCCTGGGCTGCGACGCGGTGTGTCTGCTTCTGCCCGCGGACGCGCGGCACGAGTCCGGCGAGTCCCTGGAGCTCGTCTACGCGCGCGGCCTCTCCGAGGACGCGGTGGCGCGCGTGCGCCGCGCGCGGCTGGGCTCACTGCCCCGTCCGAGCGGGATGCCGGACGCGGTGCGGGTGCTGGACGCGGAGGCGTGTCCCGCGCCCACGCGCGACGCGCTGCGGGCGCTGGCGTTCCAGACGCTGGTGTCGGTGCCGCTGCGGGTGCGCTCGCGCGGCGTGGGCACGTTGAGCGTGCTGTTCCACGCGCGACGCCGGCTCACCGCGCTGGAGGTGGAGACGCTCCAGGCCATGGGCACGCACTTCGCGGCGGCCATCGAGTCCCACCGGCTGCTGGACGAGGTGCGCGGCCGGGCGGAGGACCTGGCGCTGATGCACGAGGTGGGCAAGGCGCTGGCCGCCACGCTGGAGCTGGACCGGCTGCTGGCCACGGGCGTCACCAGCCTGGCGCGCATCGTGGACGTGCCGGATGCGTACGTGCTCCTGCCGGACGCGAAGGGGGAAAGGCTCGCCATCCGCGCGGCGACGGGCGGGCACCCGGAGCTGGTGGGGCGGCAGGTGCCGCTGGAGCCGTCAGCGAGCTCGTTCGCGGCCCGGGTGTTCCGCACGCGTCAGCCGCTGCGGGTGGAGGACGCGCGCACGGAGGGGCAGGCGGACGAAGAGCTGCGCCGGGCCGCGGAGGCCATGGCCTACATGGTGCTGCCGCTCGCCGTGCACGACCAGATGGTGGGCGTGGCGGTGATGGTGGAGACGCGCCGCCCGCGCCGCTTCACGCCTTCCGAGCTGGAGCGGGCGGACACCATCGCCAACCAGCTGTCGCTGGCGCTGGAGGGCGCGCGGCTGGTGGAGGACCTGAAGCAGAGCTACGCGGAGCTGGCGCGGGCACAGGAGCAGCTGGTCAACCGCGAGCGGCTGGTGGCGCTGGGCGAGCTGTCCGCGGTGGTGGCCCACGAGGTGCGCAATCCCCTGGGCGCCATCTTCAACTCAGTGGCCACCATCCGCCGCATCATCGGCCCGGAGAGCCCGGCCATCCCGCTGGTGGACATCGTGGGCGAGGAGGCGGACCGGCTCAACCGCATCGTCGCGGACCTGCTCACCTTCGCGCGGCCTCCGTCTCCGCACCTGTATCCGGTGTCGGTGACGCAGCTGCTGGAAGAGGCGGTGGGCAGCGCGCTCTCCGACGTGGGCGGCACCTCGCCGCCGCCGGTGCGCGTGGAGTGGGTGGTGGAGGAGGACGTGCCGTCCGTGACGGTGGACGAGCGGCTCATCCGCCAGTGCTTCCTCAACGTGGCGCTCAACGCCGTGCAGGCCATGCTGCCCCAGGGCGGCACGCTGCGCGTGGCGGCGCGCAGGGCGTGGGTGGACCGCCCCGGCGTGCAGGTCGAAATCAGTGACACGGGACCGGGCATCCCCGCGGAGCTGCGCGCGCGTGTCTTCGAGCCCTTCTTCACCACCAAGGCGCAGGGCACCGGGCTGGGGCTCGCCGTGGTGAAGCGCATCATCGACTCCCACGTGGGGCTGGTGTCGCTGGACGCGCCGGAGACGGGCAAGGGCACCATCTTCCGCCTCTTCCTGCCGCTGGAGCCGCCCCTGCCGCTCACGGGCGCGTGAGCTGCCGCGGGGCTCAGCCGCCTTCGCCGCCGTTCAGGAAGAGCCACATCACGCCGAAGCCCAGGCCGCACGCGAGGGCCACCACCACGAGCATGGCCCAGAAGCGGTACTGGGGCGGGATGGGCCACAGGCCCGCCAGTGGCTTGCCGCCCTCGGACTTCTTCACGGGCTTCTTCTTGTTGCGCTTCTGGGCGGCGAGCTCTTCCTCGCGGCGCTTCAGCTCCGCCTGCCGGAGCGCCTCGGAGATGTCCATGTCGTAGCCCACGAGCGTTTCGCGCGTCTTGGTCCGCACCTGCATGGGGCGCGTCTCGTGGGGCCGCTCATTCACGACGGGGGCCTGGCGGCGCGGAGCCTCCTTGGGCGCGACGTAGGGGGTCGCCTTCTCGTCCAGGTACGCGGGCATGTTGCCCGTCGTCTGGGACAGGGCGCCGAAGATCTTGGCGGCCTCCAGGGCCTCGGTGGCCTCGCCCGCGCCCTGCGGCGCCCAGGGGACGGGCAGCTCGTCCTGGGACATGGGGCGGGTGGCGTCCGGGGGCGCTTCGGTGGGACGCGATTTCGGGGCGGCACCGACGGAGGTCTGCGGACGGGACTGGGGAGCGCGCGGCGCGGGGCTCGCCTTGGGGCGGCCGGGCTTGTCGACGTCGGTGCCCTCGTCGTCCGCGTCGTCGTCCGTGTTGGGGCGCGGCGCCATGGGACCGGCGCCCTCGGTGGCGTCGTCCTCGCCGGAGCCGGGGGTCCAGCCGCCCCTGCCGGTGGCGGGCAGGCCCGTGGCGCTCTTGCGCGAGGGCCGCTCGTTGGTGGTGGAGTCCTCACTTCCTGCGCCGGGAGTCCACCCCGGGCGCGGGGGGCGGTTCTGCATCGGTGAGTCCTCCGGGGCCGGGGGGGGCCCCTCACGGTGAAACGCTCGAAGGTGTGTAGCGGAGTCTTCCGCGTCCGCGCCCGGATTCCAATCCGGCCGAGGTGGTTCTTCCACCGGGCCCTGCCCGCCCGAGGGGGACGTGGGGGTGCGCTCTCCCGGGTCGGTGGTGTCCTCGGAGCCCGGACCGGCGCGGGGTTCCCGGGCCCGAGGAGCCTCTTGGGAGGTGGCCTCGTCCTCGCCGGGCCCGGGCGTCCATGGCGCGGATGCAACCACCGGCCCCTGGGGAGGAAGCCCCGGTGTGGTGGGCTCCGCGGCGCCGATGCCCGGCAGCCAGGCATCCATGGTGATTTCCAGGTTGTGCAGCCGCGCGGGGGGCGCCTTTCGCGGCAGGCCGGGGTCCTCATCGGGTTGCGCCCGGGCCGCCGCCGCCGCGCGCAGCGCCTGCTCCACCTTCGCCGCGTCCAGCGCCTCGGTCTCCTGCCCCACGTGGGCGTGTTCCGCCCGCCACGCGTCCGCCGGGCCCTGCGCCCTGGACTCCGGCCGCGCTCCCACCGCGTCCAGCGCCTCGGCCTGCTGTCCCGCGCTGAGGCGCTCCGCCTGCCGCAGCATCGCCGCGTCCATCGCCTCCGTGGCGATGTCCTCCTGCGCGCGGAGCGCCTCCGTCTCCTCCAGGGTGCCGGGCGGCGCGAAGACGGACGGGAACTCCTGACGGGTGGTGGCGCGCTCGGGCTGTTCACGCAGCAGGTCGTCCAGCATCTGCTGTTCGATGACCTTCTCGCGGGGGAAGGCCGCGGACATCAGCCGCACCAGGTCCTGGTCCGTCACGTTGGGCGCCAGCTTCTCCTTCAGCGCGCCCAGCGCCTCCGCCATCGCTGTCGCCGTGGGGAAGCGGTCGTTCGGCTCGGCCGCCAGCGCTCGCGCCAGGAACGCGTCCACCGCGCGCGGCAGGTCCGGACGGTGGCGCCCTGCCGGCTCCCACTGCGGATACGCCGCGCGGCGCCAGCGCTCCATCGGGTCTCCCCGCTGCGACAGCGGCTTCCACGCGAACAGCTCCCACAGCACCACGCCCACCGCGTACAGGTCCGCGCGCCGGTCCACCATGCGCTTGCGGGCCTGCTCCGGCGCCATGTACGTGAGGTTCCCAATCACCACGCGCGGCGCCGTCTGCTGCTCCTTCAGCGTGGACTGCGCCGCGCCGAAGTCGATGATCTTCACCTCGCCCGCGTAGCTCACGCACACGTTCGCGGGAGACAGGTCGCGGTGCACCAGGTGCAGCGGGTGCCCCGCTTCGTCCGTCGCGTCGTGCGCGTACGCGAGGCCCTCGCACAGCCGGATGCCCAGCTGGAGCAGCGGCCCCAGGGGCATCATCCGCTGTCGCTGCCGGAGGCGGTACGCGAGCCGGCTGAGCGTCTTGCCCAGCACGTACTCCATGGCGAGGAACAGCTGCCCGTCCACCTCACCCATCGCGTACACGCGCGCGATGTTGGGGTGCGCCAGCCGCACCACCACGCGGGCCTCGTCGCGGAAGCGGCCCACGAACTGCCCGGTGTCCTTCAACCCGGGCAGCACCTTCTTCACGACGACCGCGCGCCCCACGCCCTCCTCGCGCGCGAGGAAGACCTCCCCCATCCCCCCGGCGCCAATGCGGCGCACGAGGGTGTAGGGGCCGAAGCGCACGGGCCCGCTCAGGGCCTCTGGCTCAACGGGCGTCGCCAAGCGCGCGGAACGCCTTGCGGGCCGCGGCGAGCACGTGCGCCACCTCCGGCTCGCCGATGGCCAGCGATATGAATGCCGCCTCGAACTGGCTGGGCGGCAGGTACACGCCTTCTTCCAGCATCAGGTGGAAGAAGCGCCCGAACCTCGCCGTGTCCGCCTTCTTCGCGGACGCGTAGTCGAACACCGGCTCCGGCGTGAAGAACACGGTGATCATGCTGCCCACGCGGTTCACCGTCACGGGCACGCCCGCCGCCTTCGCCTCCGCGCGGAAGCCCTCCTCCAGGAGCAGGCCCAGGTGCTCCAGCCGCTGGTACGTCCCCGGCGCCGCCAGCGCCTTCACGCACGCCATGCCCGCCGCCACCGCCACCGGGTTCCCGGACAGCGTGCCGGACTGGTACACCGGCCCCTCGGGCGCCACCTTCGCCATGATGTCGCGCCGGCCGCCGTACGCGCCCAGCGGCATGCCGCCGCCCACCACCTTGGCCATGGTGGTCAGGTCCGGCTTCAGCCCGTACAGTTCCTGCGCGCCGCCGCGCGCCAGCCGGAAGCCCGTCATCACCTCGTCCAGCACGAAGAGCACGCCGTGCTTCTGGCAGAGCTTCTGCAGCCCCTCGAGGTAGCCGGGGCGCGGCACCAGCACGCCCATGTTTCCCACCACCGGCTCGATGATGGCGCAGGCGATGTCCTTGCCCTTCTCGTGGAAGATGCGCTCCACGGCCTCCAGGTCGTTGAAGGGCGCGGTGAGCGTGAGCGACGCCAGCGCGGACGGCACGCCCGGCGAGTCCGGCAGGCCCAGCGTCTCCACACCGCTGCCCGCCTTCACGAGGAACGGGTCACCGGCGCCGTGGAAGCAGCCCTCGAACTTGAGGATGAAGTCGCGGCCGGTGAAGCCGCGGGCCACGCGGATGGCGGCCACCGTGGCCTCCGTGCCGCTGGACACCAGGCGCACCTTCTCCACGGCGGGCATCGTCGCGCAGATGAGCTCCGCGAACTCCACCTCCGAGGCCACCGGGGCACCGAAGGTGGTGCCGCGCCGCGCGGCCTCCACGATGGCCTCCAGGATGGGCGGGTACGCGTGGCCCAGGATGAGCGGGCCCCAGCTGCCCACCAGGTCCACGTAGCGGTTGCCGTCCACGTCGGTGAGCCACGCACCGGAGCCTTCCTTGAAGAAGACGGGGTCGCCTCCCACGCCGCGGAAGGCACGCACCGGAGAGTTCACGCCGCCCGGGATGCGCGCCTGCGCACGGGCGAAGAGGGCCTGGCTTTGAACGTGTTTCATGGCGGGTTCCATAACACGCGCTCCGCCGGGCCTCGCCGCCACTCTTCGGATGCCTGGCCGCTATCGGCCCCCACGACGTCCAGGCCCTCGGGGCACGACCAGGCATGGGGCCTCCTCTCCAATTTTCACCAGGGACAGATTTTCACTCTTGAGTGAATATGCCCCTCAAATGAAAATCCAACGTCCAAGGCACTGGATTTCCTGAACCCCCATGAGCTGCCCCGAGTGAAAGATGTCCGCCATCCTCCATCTTCCTCCCAGGCTGATGTCCTGGCTGCCATCGCGCTCCTGGCTCCAGGTGCGCGCCGCGGCGCGGCCGTGTCTCGAATGGGAGGGCCGCGAAGTGGCGACATTCACCCTGCTGGA
This genomic interval carries:
- a CDS encoding DUF692 domain-containing protein, which gives rise to MGLPSLGVGLGCRWDLEQHLASGNPGVDWLEVTPEHFLPLTPDSERRLELHAKPLQGLPA
- a CDS encoding GAF domain-containing protein, with the protein product MYRLFDDMPLGVFVLRNGLLIHANAALSRLMGVAREQLLEQPVTSLLWEPGPQEDPADRLARRLGSSPVAGTYEAWLSIGGRGVRVELTVHPHARDWVVQVRDVTSRVRRRTVLRRLAELGSAVRALHSEDAVREEVFRGLEALELGFAWLTPRGVGVELSVAGLSPRLVPHAPALRGRVRAEALGGWAPALVRTWRDGDAWVEDLGMEASRFASEARMDAVLAVFRRVETQRAVSVRIDVESAPMAMLVLAADWLSEEDVAAVRLFGQQVSSALDAARTIQRLSVRATALTALGRLASQAASAPHPRAFFGSGTEEISGLLGCDAVCLLLPADARHESGESLELVYARGLSEDAVARVRRARLGSLPRPSGMPDAVRVLDAEACPAPTRDALRALAFQTLVSVPLRVRSRGVGTLSVLFHARRRLTALEVETLQAMGTHFAAAIESHRLLDEVRGRAEDLALMHEVGKALAATLELDRLLATGVTSLARIVDVPDAYVLLPDAKGERLAIRAATGGHPELVGRQVPLEPSASSFAARVFRTRQPLRVEDARTEGQADEELRRAAEAMAYMVLPLAVHDQMVGVAVMVETRRPRRFTPSELERADTIANQLSLALEGARLVEDLKQSYAELARAQEQLVNRERLVALGELSAVVAHEVRNPLGAIFNSVATIRRIIGPESPAIPLVDIVGEEADRLNRIVADLLTFARPPSPHLYPVSVTQLLEEAVGSALSDVGGTSPPPVRVEWVVEEDVPSVTVDERLIRQCFLNVALNAVQAMLPQGGTLRVAARRAWVDRPGVQVEISDTGPGIPAELRARVFEPFFTTKAQGTGLGLAVVKRIIDSHVGLVSLDAPETGKGTIFRLFLPLEPPLPLTGA
- a CDS encoding serine/threonine-protein kinase — translated: MATPVEPEALSGPVRFGPYTLVRRIGAGGMGEVFLAREEGVGRAVVVKKVLPGLKDTGQFVGRFRDEARVVVRLAHPNIARVYAMGEVDGQLFLAMEYVLGKTLSRLAYRLRQRQRMMPLGPLLQLGIRLCEGLAYAHDATDEAGHPLHLVHRDLSPANVCVSYAGEVKIIDFGAAQSTLKEQQTAPRVVIGNLTYMAPEQARKRMVDRRADLYAVGVVLWELFAWKPLSQRGDPMERWRRAAYPQWEPAGRHRPDLPRAVDAFLARALAAEPNDRFPTATAMAEALGALKEKLAPNVTDQDLVRLMSAAFPREKVIEQQMLDDLLREQPERATTRQEFPSVFAPPGTLEETEALRAQEDIATEAMDAAMLRQAERLSAGQQAEALDAVGARPESRAQGPADAWRAEHAHVGQETEALDAAKVEQALRAAAAARAQPDEDPGLPRKAPPARLHNLEITMDAWLPGIGAAEPTTPGLPPQGPVVASAPWTPGPGEDEATSQEAPRAREPRAGPGSEDTTDPGERTPTSPSGGQGPVEEPPRPDWNPGADAEDSATHLRAFHREGPPPAPEDSPMQNRPPRPGWTPGAGSEDSTTNERPSRKSATGLPATGRGGWTPGSGEDDATEGAGPMAPRPNTDDDADDEGTDVDKPGRPKASPAPRAPQSRPQTSVGAAPKSRPTEAPPDATRPMSQDELPVPWAPQGAGEATEALEAAKIFGALSQTTGNMPAYLDEKATPYVAPKEAPRRQAPVVNERPHETRPMQVRTKTRETLVGYDMDISEALRQAELKRREEELAAQKRNKKKPVKKSEGGKPLAGLWPIPPQYRFWAMLVVVALACGLGFGVMWLFLNGGEGG
- the hemL gene encoding glutamate-1-semialdehyde 2,1-aminomutase; protein product: MKHVQSQALFARAQARIPGGVNSPVRAFRGVGGDPVFFKEGSGAWLTDVDGNRYVDLVGSWGPLILGHAYPPILEAIVEAARRGTTFGAPVASEVEFAELICATMPAVEKVRLVSSGTEATVAAIRVARGFTGRDFILKFEGCFHGAGDPFLVKAGSGVETLGLPDSPGVPSALASLTLTAPFNDLEAVERIFHEKGKDIACAIIEPVVGNMGVLVPRPGYLEGLQKLCQKHGVLFVLDEVMTGFRLARGGAQELYGLKPDLTTMAKVVGGGMPLGAYGGRRDIMAKVAPEGPVYQSGTLSGNPVAVAAGMACVKALAAPGTYQRLEHLGLLLEEGFRAEAKAAGVPVTVNRVGSMITVFFTPEPVFDYASAKKADTARFGRFFHLMLEEGVYLPPSQFEAAFISLAIGEPEVAHVLAAARKAFRALGDAR